In Mycolicibacterium phocaicum, one DNA window encodes the following:
- a CDS encoding PGRS repeat-containing protein, translated as MGTNSWWSAAGPLAAAGLTSAAFASAGVMLLLGPDSPTMQSVTADIRLVNTESAGGDSGAKSGTSGATKATDGKTKNPNKPKPSTKPSTEPGGTPASGTTTDTPRTPRQQAQDRMRQYADDARKALNDLAKGVKPPKHAAPGSGSDSGAGAGNTSTQQPRHSRGPRTTGAQKPDTADKPNATSAVGPKQPHTGATTGHNATEPSTAAGATTPAAPAGPSTSAAATPGTGAVITAPTTKTFNPITGLLSAVGLGTMLAPDAPTHPDQMPGVWAVMAWVRRQVEYGTPKRLHPSAAHSVAATAPPAGTTALGTVNPLAATDPTAAPAPLSAVNPLAAVNPLAAVNPLAAIGPLALPTFVDPTVIVANWIYQNVHFGVQAWINSPIGFVVDTGINLLAGQYLIGNGANGNLINPNGGNGGLWFGDGGKGYSSGLPGVTGGNGGNARGFGNGGSGGAGYSGFGIFTPTAGGNGGNAGGIGHGGAGGKGGDGANGADGLAALGQNGGNGQTGANGGDGGNGGHIFGIGGRGGAGGKAGNGGHGGSGVLGGGALGGGGNGGDGGNGGVGGKGGKKVGFIGSVGAGGTGGAAGFAGNGGNGSDGSSSLIPDGGKGGDGGNAGTAGVGGFNGSGTKRAATGNASATGGNGGKGGNGFDTITAIGVAGNGGAGGNGGSGGTAGNGGSGGAGGTGGNGANGLAALGENGPNGGHGGAGGNGGAGGTQSGNGGKGGVGGDAGNGGNGGSGVLGGGALGGGGNGGSGGNGGGGGKGGAAAHGTVGAGGQGGSAGSGGDGGNGSDGSSSLIPDGGKGGNGGNAGTSGVGGFNGAGVSQAANGAGGNGGNGGKGGNGFNTITAIGVAGNGGAGGNGGSGGSNGNGGNGGAGGIGGSGADGLAALGENGPNGGHGGAGGIGGAGGTNAGNGGTGGTGGAGGNGGSGGSGVLGGGALGGGGKGGNGGNGGVGGKGGAAAHGTVGSGGKGGAAGNGSNGGDGSDGSSSLIPDGGKGGDGGSAGTSGAGGFNGAGVNQAASGAGGNGGNGGKGGNGFNTITAVGVAGNGGAGGNGGSGGSNGNGGNGGAGGIGGNGANGLAALGENGPNGGHGGAGGIGGAGGTNAGNGGTGGVGGKGGNGGSGGSGVLGGNTGGSGGAGGNGGTGGKGGAAAHGTVGNGGKGGNAGNGGTGGAGSDGISSIQRNGGTGGTGGAAGNAGAGGFNGAGASQAANGVGGNGGDGGKGGNGFDALTILGTAGRGGDGGAGGAGGLTGNGGAGGAGGTGGNGADGTIGASLGATGLSGTGGGAGGNGGIGGAGGTVSGVGGGGGAGGTGGTGGSGGVGGLPAFGSNNAAGISGGGGFGGTGGAGGAGGNGGAGGYSANGLDGAGGTGGTGGNGGIGGDGQTGANGIPFINGNAGATGGVGGHGGAAGAGGSGGSSGDNVGGAGGDGGVGGVGGTGGDGGKGYNDNVTQWGNGGNGGAGGTGGTSGNGGAGGTGATTGAGGDGPAGGAGGAGGSGGANGGHGTHDGTDGATGSAGGNGSGGTGNPAGGTGILI; from the coding sequence GTGGGGACGAACAGCTGGTGGAGTGCGGCAGGACCGCTCGCAGCCGCAGGGTTGACGAGCGCGGCCTTCGCCAGCGCCGGTGTCATGCTGCTGCTGGGGCCCGATTCCCCGACGATGCAGTCGGTGACGGCGGACATCCGGCTCGTCAACACCGAGAGCGCCGGCGGCGACAGCGGCGCCAAGTCGGGCACTTCCGGCGCAACCAAGGCGACCGACGGCAAGACCAAGAACCCGAACAAGCCCAAGCCGTCGACGAAGCCGTCCACCGAACCCGGTGGCACACCGGCGTCCGGCACCACGACCGACACGCCGCGCACCCCACGCCAGCAGGCGCAGGACCGGATGCGCCAGTACGCGGACGATGCCCGCAAAGCCCTGAACGACCTCGCCAAGGGCGTCAAGCCGCCGAAGCACGCCGCGCCCGGCAGTGGCAGTGACTCGGGCGCCGGCGCCGGCAACACCAGCACCCAGCAGCCCCGGCACTCCCGCGGCCCGCGGACAACCGGCGCCCAGAAGCCCGACACCGCAGACAAGCCGAATGCCACCTCGGCGGTCGGCCCCAAGCAGCCCCATACCGGCGCAACCACCGGGCACAACGCCACCGAACCGAGCACCGCGGCGGGCGCCACGACCCCGGCGGCGCCGGCCGGCCCGTCCACGTCTGCGGCGGCGACACCGGGGACCGGGGCGGTCATCACGGCCCCCACGACCAAGACGTTCAACCCCATCACCGGCCTGCTGTCGGCGGTCGGTCTGGGCACGATGCTCGCCCCCGACGCGCCGACCCATCCCGACCAGATGCCCGGCGTCTGGGCCGTGATGGCGTGGGTGCGCCGCCAGGTCGAGTACGGCACCCCCAAGCGGTTGCACCCGAGCGCCGCGCACTCGGTGGCTGCCACCGCCCCGCCCGCAGGGACCACCGCGCTGGGCACCGTCAACCCACTCGCGGCGACCGACCCGACTGCGGCGCCCGCTCCCCTGAGCGCGGTCAACCCACTGGCTGCGGTCAACCCACTCGCCGCCGTCAACCCGCTGGCCGCGATCGGCCCGCTGGCCCTGCCGACGTTCGTCGACCCGACGGTGATCGTCGCCAACTGGATTTACCAGAACGTGCACTTCGGCGTGCAGGCCTGGATCAACAGCCCCATCGGCTTCGTCGTCGACACCGGAATCAACCTGTTGGCCGGCCAGTACCTGATCGGCAACGGCGCCAACGGAAACCTGATCAACCCCAACGGCGGCAACGGCGGCCTGTGGTTCGGCGACGGCGGTAAGGGCTACTCGAGCGGGCTGCCCGGAGTAACCGGCGGCAACGGCGGCAACGCCCGCGGCTTCGGCAACGGCGGCTCGGGCGGCGCCGGCTACTCGGGCTTCGGCATCTTCACGCCGACGGCCGGTGGCAACGGCGGCAACGCCGGAGGTATCGGTCACGGCGGCGCCGGCGGCAAGGGCGGCGACGGTGCCAATGGCGCCGACGGCCTTGCCGCGCTGGGCCAGAACGGCGGCAACGGACAGACCGGCGCCAACGGCGGCGACGGCGGAAACGGTGGCCACATCTTCGGCATCGGCGGGCGCGGTGGCGCCGGCGGGAAGGCAGGCAACGGCGGTCACGGTGGCTCGGGCGTCCTCGGTGGCGGAGCTCTCGGCGGCGGCGGAAACGGCGGCGACGGCGGAAACGGCGGTGTCGGCGGCAAGGGCGGCAAGAAGGTCGGGTTCATCGGCTCGGTCGGCGCCGGCGGCACCGGTGGCGCGGCCGGATTCGCCGGCAATGGCGGCAACGGGTCCGACGGCAGCTCGTCGCTGATCCCCGACGGCGGCAAGGGCGGGGACGGCGGTAATGCCGGCACCGCGGGCGTCGGCGGCTTCAACGGCAGCGGCACGAAGCGGGCCGCCACCGGCAACGCCAGTGCCACCGGTGGCAACGGCGGTAAGGGCGGCAACGGATTCGACACCATCACCGCGATCGGCGTCGCGGGCAACGGCGGCGCCGGTGGTAACGGCGGCTCCGGCGGGACCGCGGGCAACGGCGGTAGCGGTGGCGCGGGCGGCACCGGCGGCAACGGCGCGAATGGCCTTGCCGCACTTGGGGAGAACGGCCCCAATGGCGGCCACGGCGGTGCCGGCGGTAACGGTGGCGCGGGCGGCACGCAGTCCGGCAACGGCGGCAAGGGCGGTGTTGGCGGTGACGCCGGCAACGGCGGCAACGGCGGCTCGGGCGTGCTCGGCGGCGGCGCCCTCGGCGGCGGCGGAAACGGCGGCAGTGGCGGCAACGGCGGCGGCGGCGGCAAGGGCGGCGCGGCCGCCCACGGCACCGTCGGGGCCGGCGGCCAGGGCGGCTCGGCCGGCAGCGGCGGGGACGGCGGCAACGGTTCCGACGGCAGCTCGTCGCTGATCCCCGATGGCGGCAAGGGCGGTAACGGTGGCAATGCCGGCACCTCGGGCGTCGGCGGCTTCAACGGTGCGGGCGTCAGCCAGGCCGCGAATGGCGCGGGTGGCAACGGCGGCAACGGCGGTAAGGGCGGCAACGGGTTCAACACCATCACCGCGATCGGCGTGGCAGGTAACGGTGGCGCCGGCGGCAACGGCGGTTCCGGTGGATCCAACGGCAACGGTGGTAACGGCGGCGCGGGCGGCATCGGCGGTAGCGGTGCCGATGGCCTTGCCGCACTTGGCGAGAACGGCCCCAACGGCGGCCACGGCGGTGCCGGCGGAATCGGCGGCGCCGGTGGCACGAACGCCGGTAACGGCGGCACCGGTGGCACCGGCGGCGCGGGTGGCAACGGCGGCAGTGGCGGCTCGGGCGTGCTCGGTGGCGGAGCTCTCGGCGGCGGCGGAAAGGGCGGCAACGGCGGTAACGGCGGCGTCGGCGGTAAGGGCGGCGCGGCGGCTCACGGCACCGTTGGTAGTGGCGGCAAGGGCGGTGCGGCCGGTAACGGCAGCAACGGCGGCGACGGTTCCGACGGCAGCTCGTCGCTGATCCCCGACGGCGGCAAGGGCGGTGACGGCGGCAGCGCCGGCACCTCGGGTGCCGGCGGCTTCAACGGCGCGGGCGTCAACCAGGCCGCCAGTGGTGCCGGTGGCAACGGCGGCAACGGCGGTAAGGGCGGCAACGGGTTCAACACCATCACCGCAGTCGGCGTCGCGGGTAACGGCGGTGCCGGCGGCAACGGTGGTTCCGGCGGCTCCAACGGCAACGGTGGCAATGGCGGCGCCGGTGGCATCGGTGGCAACGGCGCCAATGGCCTTGCCGCACTTGGCGAGAACGGCCCCAACGGCGGCCACGGCGGTGCCGGCGGCATCGGCGGCGCCGGTGGCACCAACGCGGGCAACGGCGGCACCGGCGGTGTCGGCGGCAAGGGCGGTAACGGCGGTAGCGGCGGCTCGGGTGTCCTCGGCGGCAACACCGGTGGCTCCGGTGGTGCGGGCGGTAACGGCGGCACCGGCGGCAAGGGCGGCGCGGCCGCCCACGGCACCGTCGGCAACGGTGGCAAGGGTGGCAACGCCGGAAACGGCGGCACCGGTGGTGCCGGGTCCGACGGCATTTCGTCGATCCAGCGCAATGGCGGCACCGGCGGTACCGGTGGCGCTGCGGGCAACGCGGGCGCCGGCGGCTTCAACGGCGCCGGCGCCAGCCAGGCTGCCAATGGCGTAGGCGGTAACGGAGGTGACGGCGGCAAGGGCGGCAACGGCTTCGACGCCCTCACCATCCTGGGCACCGCCGGCCGCGGTGGCGACGGCGGCGCCGGCGGTGCGGGTGGCCTGACCGGCAACGGTGGCGCGGGTGGCGCCGGCGGTACCGGTGGCAACGGCGCGGACGGGACCATCGGAGCGTCGCTGGGCGCCACGGGTCTGTCCGGCACCGGCGGTGGTGCCGGAGGTAACGGTGGCATCGGCGGGGCCGGCGGCACCGTCTCGGGCGTCGGCGGCGGCGGCGGTGCCGGCGGCACGGGCGGCACAGGTGGGTCGGGCGGCGTCGGTGGGCTCCCGGCCTTCGGGTCCAACAACGCGGCCGGTATCAGCGGCGGCGGTGGCTTCGGTGGCACGGGCGGCGCGGGCGGTGCCGGCGGCAACGGTGGTGCGGGCGGATACTCCGCCAACGGCCTCGACGGCGCCGGTGGTACCGGTGGCACCGGCGGTAATGGTGGCATCGGCGGCGACGGTCAGACCGGCGCGAACGGCATTCCGTTCATCAACGGCAATGCCGGTGCGACCGGCGGTGTGGGTGGCCACGGCGGCGCCGCGGGCGCCGGCGGCAGCGGCGGCTCCTCCGGCGACAACGTCGGTGGTGCCGGCGGCGACGGCGGCGTCGGTGGTGTCGGCGGAACCGGCGGCGACGGCGGCAAGGGCTACAACGACAACGTGACCCAATGGGGCAACGGTGGCAACGGCGGCGCCGGTGGGACCGGTGGCACCAGTGGCAACGGCGGTGCCGGCGGCACCGGTGCGACAACCGGAGCCGGTGGCGACGGTCCGGCCGGTGGTGCGGGCGGCGCGGGCGGTTCGGGCGGCGCCAATGGCGGTCACGGCACGCACGACGGCACCGACGGCGCCACCGGCAGCGCCGGCGGCAATGGTTCGGGTGGCACCGGCAACCCGGCCGGCGGCACCGGAATCCTGATCTAG
- a CDS encoding pentapeptide repeat-containing protein: MLKLLLICSTTVYSWFIHIQASEGEVMSMIRSTVLWGATVVGAGTMALLGAGAASADSGINLGPGSNDGVLNGGAFNTGVLNFGVGNKGILNLGNGNTGIANIGNGSTGIVNIGDGSGGVVTVGDGRNGLLNIGY, translated from the coding sequence TTGCTGAAACTGCTTCTCATTTGCTCGACCACTGTCTACTCTTGGTTCATCCACATTCAGGCTAGCGAAGGAGAAGTCATGTCGATGATCCGTTCAACCGTCCTGTGGGGAGCGACAGTGGTCGGTGCCGGCACAATGGCGCTGCTCGGCGCAGGTGCGGCTTCCGCCGACTCTGGCATCAACCTCGGACCTGGCAGCAACGACGGCGTGCTCAACGGCGGCGCCTTCAACACCGGCGTCCTCAATTTCGGTGTCGGAAACAAGGGCATCCTGAACCTGGGCAACGGCAACACCGGCATCGCCAATATCGGCAACGGGAGCACTGGCATCGTCAACATCGGTGACGGAAGCGGCGGTGTCGTCACCGTGGGCGACGGGCGCAACGGCCTGCTGAACATCGGCTACTGA
- a CDS encoding SDR family NAD(P)-dependent oxidoreductase, with the protein MTKWTTANIPDQTGRTAVITGANTGLGYETASALAAKNAHVVLAVRNLDKGKDAVDRIRQATPDADVVLQELDLGSLQSVREAAEQLKSEYPVIDLLINNAGVMWTPKQTTADGFEMQFGTNHLGHFALTGLLLDQLLTVPGSRVVTVSSLGHRIRAAIHFDDLQWEQRYNRVEAYGQSKLANLLFTYELQRRLTGAETVALAAHPGGSNTELARHVPLPPAVLSPIAERLFQSAAMGALPTLRAATDPAAFGGQYYGPDGRFQQTGHPKVVGSSDQSHDTELQQRLWAVSEELTGVTFPV; encoded by the coding sequence ATGACCAAGTGGACTACCGCCAACATTCCCGACCAGACCGGACGCACCGCCGTCATCACCGGCGCCAACACCGGCCTCGGCTACGAGACCGCCTCGGCGCTCGCCGCCAAGAACGCACACGTCGTGCTCGCCGTCCGCAATCTCGACAAGGGCAAGGACGCCGTCGACCGCATCCGGCAGGCCACGCCTGACGCCGACGTCGTCCTCCAGGAACTCGACCTCGGTTCACTGCAGTCGGTTCGGGAAGCCGCCGAACAACTGAAGTCCGAATACCCGGTGATCGACCTGCTGATCAACAACGCCGGCGTGATGTGGACGCCGAAGCAGACCACCGCCGACGGCTTCGAGATGCAGTTCGGCACCAACCACCTGGGCCACTTCGCGCTGACCGGACTCCTGCTCGACCAGCTCCTGACCGTGCCCGGCTCGCGCGTCGTGACGGTCAGCAGCCTGGGCCACCGGATTCGCGCCGCGATCCACTTCGACGATCTGCAGTGGGAGCAGCGCTACAACCGGGTGGAGGCCTATGGCCAGTCCAAGCTCGCCAATCTGCTGTTCACCTATGAACTGCAGCGCCGGCTGACGGGCGCCGAGACCGTCGCCCTCGCCGCCCACCCGGGCGGCTCCAACACCGAGCTGGCGCGGCACGTGCCGCTGCCGCCCGCCGTCCTCTCGCCCATCGCGGAGCGGTTGTTCCAGAGTGCCGCCATGGGCGCTCTGCCCACCCTGCGCGCCGCGACCGATCCGGCCGCGTTCGGTGGCCAGTACTACGGCCCGGACGGGCGGTTCCAGCAGACCGGCCACCCGAAGGTCGTCGGCTCGAGCGACCAGTCCCACGACACCGAGCTGCAGCAGCGGCTGTGGGCGGTATCCGAGGAACTGACCGGGGTGACGTTCCCGGTCTGA
- a CDS encoding TetR/AcrR family transcriptional regulator, producing MCKPKRPLRADAARNRARVLEVAYETFADEGLSVPIDEIARRAGVGAGTVYRHFPTKDDLYRAVIEDRLEVVMGAGRACLASDAPGEALFDFLRSMVRWGETDQGLVDALAGLGIDVNALVPDVEEEFLALLGQLLAAAQGAGAVRADVTPSDVKTLLVAANAAQRYNADAAERVIGLMMDGLRPRRE from the coding sequence ATCTGCAAACCGAAGAGGCCGCTCCGGGCCGACGCGGCCCGGAACCGCGCTCGCGTGCTGGAAGTCGCCTACGAAACCTTCGCCGACGAAGGGCTCTCGGTGCCGATCGACGAGATCGCCCGACGGGCCGGTGTCGGCGCCGGCACCGTCTACCGGCACTTCCCGACGAAGGACGATCTCTACCGCGCGGTCATCGAGGATCGGCTGGAAGTCGTCATGGGCGCCGGCCGGGCGTGTTTGGCGTCGGACGCGCCGGGCGAGGCGCTGTTCGACTTCCTGCGCTCGATGGTGCGGTGGGGCGAAACCGACCAGGGGCTGGTCGACGCGCTCGCCGGTCTCGGGATCGACGTCAACGCCCTGGTGCCCGATGTCGAAGAGGAATTCCTGGCGCTGCTGGGCCAGCTGCTGGCCGCCGCGCAAGGTGCCGGCGCCGTTCGTGCCGACGTCACGCCTTCGGATGTGAAGACGCTGCTCGTGGCGGCGAACGCCGCGCAGCGTTACAACGCCGACGCCGCCGAGCGGGTGATCGGATTGATGATGGACGGGCTCCGGCCGCGTCGGGAGTAG
- a CDS encoding LLM class F420-dependent oxidoreductase: protein MKFGIATFVDDDTIDAVTLARAIEDRGFASLMVAEHSHIPASRETPYPMGGDLPPEYYSTLDPFVTLAAAAAVTSTIELVTGVALLIQRDPIHCAKEAASVDLISGGRFVFGVGAGWNLEEMRDHGTDPKTRGARLDESIEAVKALWTTEPAEYHGTYVNFDPAYSRPKPVRKPHPPIYVGGNSEATVKRVIRHGAGWISVAEPRDVLAKRVAQFRADAGYAVPLAMFGAPIKPDYWSSAEELGFGQLGLRLPSLGTDESLRLLDEFAAQVARYRSAP from the coding sequence ATGAAGTTCGGAATCGCCACCTTCGTCGATGACGACACCATTGATGCGGTGACCTTGGCGCGGGCGATCGAGGACCGCGGATTCGCCTCGCTCATGGTCGCCGAGCACAGTCACATCCCGGCGAGCCGCGAGACGCCGTACCCCATGGGCGGTGACCTGCCGCCGGAGTACTACTCCACCCTCGATCCTTTCGTCACCCTCGCGGCGGCGGCCGCGGTGACGTCGACCATCGAGTTGGTCACCGGCGTGGCCCTGCTGATCCAGCGCGACCCGATCCACTGCGCCAAGGAGGCCGCGAGCGTCGACCTCATCTCCGGCGGACGTTTCGTCTTCGGCGTCGGTGCGGGCTGGAACCTCGAGGAGATGCGCGACCACGGCACGGACCCGAAGACCCGCGGTGCCCGCCTGGACGAGAGCATCGAAGCCGTCAAGGCGTTGTGGACCACCGAGCCGGCCGAGTATCACGGCACGTACGTCAACTTCGATCCGGCGTACTCCCGCCCCAAGCCGGTCCGGAAGCCGCACCCGCCGATCTATGTCGGCGGCAATTCCGAGGCCACCGTCAAACGGGTGATCCGCCACGGCGCGGGCTGGATTTCGGTCGCGGAACCGAGGGACGTCCTGGCGAAGCGGGTGGCCCAGTTCCGCGCCGACGCCGGATATGCCGTCCCGCTGGCGATGTTCGGCGCGCCCATCAAGCCCGATTACTGGAGCTCGGCCGAAGAACTCGGCTTCGGGCAGCTGGGACTGCGCCTGCCCTCGTTGGGTACGGATGAATCGCTGCGCCTGCTCGACGAATTCGCGGCGCAGGTGGCGCGGTATCGGTCGGCGCCCTGA
- the groL gene encoding chaperonin GroEL (60 kDa chaperone family; promotes refolding of misfolded polypeptides especially under stressful conditions; forms two stacked rings of heptamers to form a barrel-shaped 14mer; ends can be capped by GroES; misfolded proteins enter the barrel where they are refolded when GroES binds) has translation MAKTIAYDEEARRGLERGLNSLADAVKVTLGPKGRNVVLEKKWGAPTITNDGVSIAKEIELEDPYEKIGAELVKEVAKKTDDVAGDGTTTATVLAQALVREGLRNVAAGANPLGLKRGIEKAVEAVTKGLLASAKEVETKEQIAATAGISAGDQSIGDLIAEAMDKVGNEGVITVEESNTFGLQLELTEGMRFDKGYISGYFVTDAERQEAVLEDPFILLVSSKISTVKDLLPLLEKVIQSGKPLLIIAEDVEGEALSTLVVNKIRGTFKSIAVKAPGFGDRRKAMLQDMAILTGGQVISEEVGLSLETADITLLGKARKVVVTKDETTIVEGAGDADAIAGRVAQIRSEIENSDSDYDREKLQERLAKLAGGVAVIKAGAATEVELKERKHRIEDAVRNAKAAVEEGIVAGGGVALLQSAPALDELKLEGDEATGANIVRVALSAPLKQIAFNGGLEPGVVAEKVSNLPSGHGLNAATNVYEDLLAAGVADPVKVTRSALQNAASIAALFLTTEAVVADKPEKAAAPAGDPTGGMGGMDF, from the coding sequence ATGGCCAAGACAATTGCGTATGACGAAGAGGCCCGCCGTGGCCTCGAGCGGGGCCTGAACAGCCTCGCCGACGCCGTAAAGGTGACGCTGGGCCCCAAGGGTCGCAACGTCGTCCTGGAGAAGAAGTGGGGCGCCCCCACGATCACCAACGATGGTGTGTCCATCGCCAAGGAGATCGAGCTGGAGGACCCGTACGAGAAGATCGGCGCTGAGCTGGTCAAGGAAGTTGCCAAGAAGACGGACGACGTCGCTGGCGACGGCACCACCACCGCCACCGTTCTGGCTCAGGCCCTGGTTCGCGAAGGCCTGCGCAACGTCGCCGCCGGCGCCAACCCGCTCGGCCTGAAGCGCGGCATCGAGAAGGCCGTCGAGGCTGTCACCAAGGGCCTGCTGGCTTCCGCCAAGGAGGTCGAGACCAAGGAGCAGATCGCTGCCACCGCCGGTATCTCGGCCGGTGACCAGTCCATCGGTGACCTGATCGCCGAGGCCATGGACAAGGTCGGCAACGAGGGTGTCATCACCGTCGAGGAGAGCAACACCTTCGGCCTGCAGCTGGAGCTCACCGAGGGTATGCGCTTCGACAAGGGCTACATCTCGGGTTACTTCGTGACCGACGCCGAGCGTCAGGAAGCGGTCCTCGAGGACCCGTTCATCCTGCTGGTCAGCTCGAAGATCTCGACCGTCAAGGACCTGCTGCCGCTGCTGGAGAAGGTCATCCAGTCGGGCAAGCCGCTGCTGATCATCGCCGAGGACGTCGAGGGCGAAGCCCTGTCGACCCTGGTCGTCAACAAGATCCGTGGCACCTTCAAGTCCATCGCCGTCAAGGCCCCGGGCTTCGGTGACCGTCGCAAGGCGATGCTGCAGGACATGGCGATCCTCACCGGTGGCCAGGTCATCAGCGAAGAGGTCGGCCTGTCCCTCGAGACCGCCGACATCACCCTGCTGGGCAAGGCCCGCAAGGTCGTCGTGACCAAGGACGAGACCACCATCGTCGAGGGTGCCGGCGACGCCGACGCCATCGCCGGCCGCGTGGCCCAGATCCGCAGCGAGATCGAGAACAGCGACTCCGACTACGACCGCGAGAAGCTGCAGGAGCGCCTGGCCAAGCTGGCCGGTGGCGTTGCCGTCATCAAGGCCGGCGCTGCCACCGAGGTGGAGCTCAAGGAGCGCAAGCACCGCATCGAGGACGCCGTTCGCAACGCGAAGGCCGCCGTCGAAGAGGGCATCGTCGCCGGTGGTGGCGTGGCCCTGCTGCAGTCGGCTCCGGCTCTCGACGAGCTGAAGCTCGAGGGTGACGAGGCCACCGGTGCCAACATCGTGCGTGTCGCCCTGTCGGCTCCGCTGAAGCAGATCGCCTTCAACGGTGGTCTGGAGCCGGGCGTCGTCGCCGAGAAGGTGTCGAACCTGCCCTCGGGTCACGGCCTGAACGCCGCGACCAACGTCTACGAGGACCTGCTGGCCGCCGGCGTTGCCGACCCGGTCAAGGTCACCCGCTCGGCGCTGCAGAACGCGGCGTCCATCGCGGCGCTGTTCCTCACCACCGAGGCCGTCGTCGCCGACAAGCCGGAGAAGGCCGCGGCTCCCGCCGGCGACCCGACCGGTGGCATGGGCGGTATGGACTTCTAG
- a CDS encoding endonuclease domain-containing protein, which translates to MGEIELLLAANGGVASAAQLREAGWSRQQIRKRGWQPLRRGWYAGPSAEPQVVRAVAAGGVLSCASVLRRFEVWVPDSGLHIRYAERARTSRSGARSCHPYRLDPPITGAIDPIDVAVASAANCLDPEGLIVVLDSMLNKRMIQMADARDIVAASRFARLHLAERCDPASESGTETMIRLRLRALRIRLRTQVDIPGVGRVDLLVGDKLIIEADSREHHLPRYQADRDRDRVATRLGYLVIRLTYEDVVYRWDTVEADILAIIRRDGHVGPITTSA; encoded by the coding sequence GTGGGGGAAATCGAGCTACTGCTCGCCGCGAACGGCGGGGTGGCATCCGCGGCGCAACTGCGCGAGGCGGGCTGGTCGCGTCAGCAGATCAGGAAACGAGGGTGGCAGCCGCTGCGGCGCGGTTGGTACGCAGGCCCGTCCGCCGAGCCGCAAGTAGTACGTGCGGTCGCCGCAGGAGGTGTGTTGAGCTGCGCCTCCGTGCTGCGTCGCTTCGAGGTGTGGGTTCCCGATTCTGGTTTGCACATCCGATATGCCGAGCGCGCACGCACGTCACGGTCCGGCGCCAGGTCTTGCCATCCGTACCGGCTTGACCCACCCATCACTGGGGCCATCGATCCGATTGATGTCGCAGTCGCATCAGCAGCGAACTGCCTGGACCCCGAGGGACTGATCGTGGTCCTGGACTCGATGCTGAACAAACGCATGATCCAGATGGCCGACGCGCGAGACATTGTCGCCGCATCGCGTTTCGCCCGACTGCACCTGGCCGAGCGTTGTGATCCCGCGAGCGAATCCGGCACCGAGACCATGATCCGGTTGAGACTGCGCGCACTGCGAATTCGCCTGCGTACTCAAGTCGATATCCCCGGAGTCGGACGGGTCGACCTGCTCGTGGGCGACAAACTGATCATCGAAGCCGACAGCCGCGAACATCACCTGCCCCGGTATCAGGCCGACCGGGACAGGGACAGAGTGGCGACGAGGCTGGGATATCTGGTGATTCGACTGACCTATGAGGATGTTGTTTACCGCTGGGACACTGTCGAGGCGGACATCCTGGCCATCATCCGGCGAGATGGACACGTCGGCCCGATCACAACGTCGGCCTGA
- a CDS encoding pyridoxamine 5'-phosphate oxidase family protein has protein sequence MSVKVDLEKLGDTLADFPVGFLITVGDDFRPHTVAVVPAFDGGAVTIEPVGNTTRRNAGAHPAVTVLWPPREPTGYSLIVDGTAEATDTGLRIVPTRAVLHRSPEGVHDCVSLKES, from the coding sequence ATGAGCGTGAAGGTGGACCTGGAAAAACTGGGCGACACCCTGGCCGACTTCCCGGTCGGCTTCCTGATCACCGTCGGTGACGATTTCCGTCCGCACACGGTGGCCGTCGTCCCGGCATTCGACGGCGGCGCGGTGACGATCGAGCCCGTCGGAAATACGACCCGACGCAACGCCGGCGCCCACCCGGCCGTGACGGTGCTGTGGCCGCCGCGGGAACCCACCGGCTACTCGCTGATCGTCGACGGGACCGCCGAAGCCACCGACACGGGTCTGCGCATCGTGCCGACGCGAGCCGTACTGCACCGCAGCCCCGAGGGCGTCCACGACTGCGTCTCGCTCAAGGAAAGCTGA